The DNA region TGCCCAATTTACTTTGTTAGGAAACATTGGCAAGTCTTCTAGTTTTTAAATTAGGGCATTAGGACTTGGGAGTGCTTGGAGTTGGAAGAAGTTAGAAGTTAGAAGTATGTGTGAAGATTTTTGGCTTTTATGATTCATCTCAAGTTGTTTCTGTTTTGTTTAGACCAAAACTCAGTTTATTTCTGTTAGCTTCTTATTTGAATTTCTGAAAAATATCAATATAAACTTAATTATTATGCATGGAAGATAGGCTTAGAAGAGAAGACGTGTGGATTCGGTAGTAAGGAAAGTGGATTAGATGGAGAGTAGTCATACATGTAGAGGTAGTGGAAGACCTAAAAAAACTATAAGAGAAACTGTCAAAAAAGATCTCGAGCTTAACGAGTTGGATAAAAACATGGTTTTTGATAGGTCATTATCGAGTAATTTGATCCATATAGAATTGGTTGTTGTTGTATTTGTCATTTCTTATAGATTTGGATTAGATACAAGAACTGAGTCACATAGTGTAGTATCTTGGTCGTCCAATCTTAATTGATGGCCAATATAGGTCGACTGTGTAAAACTGATTGTGTAATCTGAGTTGTTCAATTTTAAATTAACGACCAAGATTGTTTACAGTGTGAAACTGCGTGCTACGGTAATTGAAGTAGATCCCGGTCCATATCTTACCATGTAAATACTTGTGTTGCTGCTGTGTTGGGTAGTATATGATTGATTGTTTGTGCTACATTGTTGCATTGCTGAAATAGATCCCTGTCCATATCTTACCATGTAAAGACTTGTGTTGGTACTATATTGGATAGTATATGTTTGATTGTTTGTGCTACACTGTTGCATTGCTGTAGTAGATCCCGGTCCATATCTTACCATATAGAATAAGTACTTATTTTGTAGCCATTATCCGGTCTTGGAACATCCTCTGTAGAATTATAGACTTGTTAATTTAATTGAACTGCACATGTAGTGAATAGTGGTTATGAGTTTTGTCACTTTAATTCAGTATTCCCATGTTTGCAGGTGGAAGCTCAGGAAGCAATCATTCATGATATTTCCAATTTATGCGACGTTGCAGAAGCAATTTGCTTCAAACAAGAACAAGCTTTGTTTGATTTACAAATCTGGTCTACACCACTTGATCTCATGCAAGTGTTAAGTTATGAAGATTAAGTTTTAAGTTATGAAGGTTAAGTTATGAAGATTGATAAAGTTCTACCTTGTACCATTTTCTTGATAATTATGTCAAGTTCAAAAGGAGGGTCTACATAGTTCAACAAACAGATCTTAGTTGTAACTTAAAGTAGATTAGACCATTGgtaaatatttttaaaatattgattAACTGTATTTAAAAGCATTTTGAGTAGAGTCATGCCATTAGAGTTAACTTAGGATGAATGTAAAAAGTGAGAAGGTAGTTTAATAGTTTTGTATGTCTGAAATTTACTCTTATTATTGTGTGGTTTTTGActtattttcttttgtatttGCCACTCTTATTACCACATGGTAACTGTTTGACACGATGCTTGAAGATATGATATCATGAATTCACATGTCAGCAAAGTTTGGTCTTTTGGTATTCACATCCTTTCTCATCTATCCAACCATGTTGGTTACAATCTCCGATTCTTTTTTTAAGTTTCATTTTTAGACTAAATGCAATGATAACCCATAATATAAGCTGCCCACTTCAAAACTCATTCTAAAAATTGGAATATTATATCTTACCCAATTATAGACTATATGTTTGCCTTTATAATTTAATATTACAAATCAACAAATAATTAAATACTTGGATAAGATTATAAGATAtatctttcttcttaaccaaaGGTTATCGATTCAACCCCATATAGAACATGTAATATTGTTAAATTCTCTTGAAAAAAAACCATATATATTGAGCATGAAATATTGTTAAATTCTCTTGAAAAAAAGTTTTTTTGTCTATTAAGATCCTCTCGAAAATACCGTTGCACGCAAATGATATccattttataaaaaaaacacTAACTTTTTTCATTCAATTATTCTTTTCAATTGAACAATTGTCcataaaaaaataataacaaatTCACACAAAGGAAGAAGCTTAATCAACATTTTCAATTTCGTTGATTATTCTAACGTGGAAGATTATGTTAATACAGTCATAGAATTTTAAGACCAAATTGAGCATTCACTTGGCAAAGATGCTTAACTCCAAATTAGAAATATTGAATATTCATATCCATGTCCAAGAGACAATCTAAGTACTTAAACCCATAAAATCAATTCATATTCAACccatttgtttttattttgaattCATAAATAAAAAGAACATCTCATATTGAAAATTCTAACTCATAACAACTAATTTTCAAATCGTCAGAGTAAGAATAGTACATTACAACTGCAGGGTTTTCAAGTCTATTTCATTTAACCGAGAAGGAAAAGGTTCAAGAGGTATTAAAACAAATCCTGCTTCATGACATTCATCCTCAAGAAGCTTTACTTGAGAAGTTCCTTCAGGACAATATGCAACAACAGCTCCCCCGCTACCTGTAAATTTCGACGCCGCTCCAACCTTTCTAGCAATCTCTACCATTTTTATGTTCACATCACCAAGTGCATCATCTCCGAACATCAACCTGTACAATATATATACCAATAACAAAGTTTAATAGAAGAAGATTGAGTAGGCAGACAGAAAAAACTCAAAGTAGATTATGAGTGTATTAGGTGAATATGATAGCTCTTTTATTCGGGGAATAGATGAGATGAAGCTTTGCCTATTTGTTTGGACATTAGGTGAGTGAGTCTTGAGATTTACCATATTAGTTCTGGCCGTTACCTTAAAAGAAATATCTTGTCACTTTGTTGATGTGTGACTATGTGTGATTATGTGTGACTATCTCCTGTCCCTTCCTTCTATAATTCGCAAATTTATCATCCAAACGTTAAGACAGCCAGTGGCACCTTTCTTGTGGATAAGTGCAGCCTAGTTTTATTTTAGATGTCGTGTCGTTGACTACGATGTTCTAAAATCAAAGAGCCAAATGGGAAAGAACTTGTCTTGTGTATTAGATTATGTTTACTGAGTATTAGAGAATTATGTAAGACCTTCTCCGTAGCACTAACACCTTTGAACAAAAGCAAGTCCAGTGCCCGACACCGACAAATGTGATTACTttgaatttatttatttattcaaatTATTATCAGTGTTGACGTGTTAGTGCTGGTGCAGTGTCCAATGTCCGTGTCTACGCTTCAATGAAAGTACTTTGACCACTCGGTCTAGCAGAAGTAGCCGGTGTGTGATGTGAGTGTTGTAAACCCCCGGGGTACTAAGTTCAACTCCTATTTATCAATGAATTAGTACACTAAATTGTGTAATTAGTAGGCTTGCTATACATTGGTCATAGTTTAGAGCTTTTAGTGAACCAAAATAAAGAACTAAGGACTAGTACTAGTACCTATCAATAAGTAAGCTGATGATTAAGTTTCAAAGATGGATTTTTTTCTTTTACTTTTGAATGCTATCAGTCATATAAACCAAATGATCCAACTGTATCTACATATAATGAAACGGGAAAATAAGAATTACCTTCGCAGGTCAAAATTTTTATTCATGAGAGATGCTAGTTTGGGATAGTCCTTCTCTTCTAGTGCCGTCTTTCCTTCTTCCGCAATATTTGCCACTTCAAGCATAGTTGACACGATGAACTCATCACCATCAAGCCATCTCTGACGTACTTTACTATGAACCTACATGTCAGTATCAGTTAGAATTTATATATGAAAAAACAAATTAAGTTAAGTTTCTCATGCTCCTAATAAAAATGTTAGCCGAAACAATCACTTTAGAAGGCACAAGCAGTAATGTAATATTACCATTACTATTGTAAAAGGCACAAGCAGTAATGTAATATTACTATTACTATTGTAAAAGGCACAAGCAGTAAGCATATATGATAAAAAAAGATAAGGCAATTCCATGACACAAACCTTCCCAGAGTCGCTAGGATTCGCTACATAGATGAGGTATAGAGGTGGGAGTAGACTCAAATCCATTGGTATATAAATTCCGTGCCCTAATTTGTCCATGTTTTCCTTGTTAAAGTCCTATAAAAGCAGAGCAAGTCGCATCACATGATAATTGGTATTCATTATACACATTCGAAAATGAATGTTTGGATCAAAGTTAAACATTATACCATGTAAACTAGGCCACCATAAACTTGTGCAACTCGATCTTGAAGACCAGCAACTATTCCAAGTTCTTCCTCAGCAGCAAGGATAAGGTTAGGCCTCACCTCCACCTTGATTAGATGCCTGACTTTGTAGAAATCAAGAAAGCAGTTCAAGGCAGCACACACAATCCCACTAGAACCCGAAAGTCCACTCTGAAAAACAAAAAAACCATACTATTCCTCAGTAAAACCACAGATTGAAATCTGAAAATGAAAACAAAACTGTGTACACTAATAATAAATAATGAGTGAATCTTGCTAACAAACACCTTAAGGGCACTAGTCAAAATACAAAAGTTAAAGCTTTTATAGAAGAACAGAGCATTGAACACCCATGTAACCTTAAAAGATGTAATTTTATTGTCAAAATCCTCAAGCAAGGTAAAAAACGTTTGCAACCGGAACTTGGGCCGCACCATAAAAATGTTTTACATCTCCCCAATGTGGCCGCAATTGAGGCCAAATTAGACTATACTCCACTGCAATTTCCCACAATATCAAGGATCGCGGCATAAGCAAACTGTACTCCATTACAACTTCCcacaacatcaagaatcacaACTTCCcacaacatcaagaatcacaGCGCAAGTAGGACTTCAAATCTTACTGTGTGCTTGGTTCTAAGGTGGCAAAAAGTGATTTTGTAAAATTGATTTTGGTGAAGAGTAGTGACTTTAAGGTAAATCAATTCAGTCAGGTCTGATTATATTCACGTATTAGTGAGTTGAACAATACATTAGAGCATAAAAATCAAGTTTGAAGGCAAAAAAACTACAAAGCCTATCTTCAAGTTAGAATCAATTTTAAGTCACAAGACTCAATTTTAATTCTCCCAAAAGTGACTCCAAACATGCACTTACCCTCAAGTACATTCATTCACAAGGATTACAATAAGAGGTACACAAAATTGGCAATGAGTCTTGCACATTATAAATAGATAAATGGTTTACAAAACTAACAGTGTAAAAAATTTTACTCTATGAATCAATCCAAATGGTTGAAGTTAAACATATCTTCAATGACCAAACAATTATAATCAGGCCCGTCTTTGAGGGTGTGCAAGACAACCTACAACACAAGGCCTCACACTTTTTCATGAGTAAGCCATGGCAAAAAGGGTCACCATACTCGACCGAAGCTATCTTCAACTTCAGCTTCTCAAAAGTTTGAGACGGCTCTGATTATGATTGATCAACATTGTAAACTTACATTGAAAATGAATCTATGTTAAATCAAATAGTTTACATACAAGTAAAAGGTAGTGAGTAGTGACTGATATATACCTGACGAGGGATATTAGTATCATATGAGAGAGTGAAATTGGTATGAGGAAGATGAATCTCATTCTCTTTACAATAATTATAAAAAACTTTATAAATAGCCATAAGCAATCGAACTCCACCATAATAACCCTCACTGTTCAATCTATCAACctgcaacaacaacaacaacaataacgtgcaataacatcatcatcatcaacatgaaAACAGAACATGCAAATGAATACGATGAGAATCAAGTCGAAGAAGAAACCAATTGATGATGAGAATCGAAGTTGACAAGATCGTGAGTAGGATGTGGCTGAATGACGAGTTCATCGGAAGGACGAAGGTGAACGGTGGCATAGAAATTGGAAAGACTGAAAGCGATTGTTTTGCCGTAATAGACATCGCTTGGATTTCCGAGAAAACCAactcgtgcatatgctttgtgTTCGATCACATTATCATCTCCTTCCGCCATTGATGAATCTCTGAATCTCTTTGGGTTTCAACACCACTCTGAATCTCTATGACTTTATTATTATAATACTAATACTATACTATAGAGTTTTTATATTAATCATTTAGAAAgataattaattattttttaaaaaaatattaattttataaatattaataattttttatacAAAAGAAGAACAAAAAAGCAAATTATTGCATTAATATCAGTTTTAGAGTGAGGATACTTAATCATTATCAATCACATTTTGTTAGATAATTAATTCAAACATTCTCTTCAttaaaattttgaaatatttGAATATGTTATTCTCTTGATTTTTTTAATGATGTAGAGAATCGAGATAAAGAAGTcaaaataatatattaaattttaaaaatatataaattataatattaataacttttttttaCATCATATAAATGTTAGCTTAAAATAATACATATTTATTTAACTAAACTcattcaaaataaataaataaatatacaCCAACTTAACTTTAGTAGTAATATCCAATTATGATCCACATTATTGGTTGTCAAAAGCAAATTTATCTTTAACTAGAATTACTATTTGACAAATTCTTAGTTACCTTTAATTTTAGTTGAGAAGTgttaatttaaaaattatttttttctttcaaaaattAAATACTATTAAAAGTAATgtttattaaaaaattaaataaactAAAATAATAGTATTCAACTAAATTCATGGTTACTGTAGTgttgattaaaaaattaaataaactAAAATTTATTATACATTCTATAAATTATTCTTATGTTTTTCAAtgtataaaataaaataattttattaaacCAACTCAATTATCCATTACTtgattaaaataaattaaaagtaaaatatacataatatttttttattaaaatgaTTTATTATATagtaatatttttttaaattaaaattattaaatttAAAGTAACACAAATAGTATTAATCAAAAAGTAAAATTAAATATAAGTAATATTATGTTAAAATAGAAGTAAGTCATTTTTTAAAGTTATAATTgagttttttttaataaaaaaaatcttACTATTAAAATGTGAAGATAGTTATTTAGCTGTACAAGGAATCTATCAATTTTAATCAATAAAAATGGAAAAGAAATAAGTGCCGCGTGAGAATGAGGTGGCAACAGCTATTTGCGTATATCTTTCAGTCTCTGTTTCTAACTTTCCAAATCTATCTTCTATATTATTTAAATATGTCATAAAATATATtactaaaaatatttttacagTATAGATTGCATTTTACATATTCCGAAAATGTCAATACATCTACCTACTTTCGGataattgaaaaaaaaaattatttcatgttttattttatttatggATTGTATTGTTCCATGGTGGGCCTGGTCATGAGACATTGTCTCTATTATTAATGGAAATTAGCAAAATACTTGTTATAGgttataaaatatatttaaatatatgaaaaaaatattcatatttaaaaataaaaaatttatttctCAATTAAAGTTAATAGTATGCATCATTATTGAATGATATTCAATTTAAtacaatataaaatatttttagatACACATGTCAATTCATAATGTGTTACTCAATATTCATCATGAtctaagcttcaaatggaaaagtgttcaacattaaagttgtcctccttgatcccacctttccaaaaagtctaatatcatctcatttggccaagaattggaggACTTGTGCATGGTTTCTCTTCAAAGCTTCATTTGGATGAAAGTCACATTCACATTTCAATTTCCATTGCCTGATCACATGACTTGttttcagcattgcacatgagGGATTTTGGACCCGATTTCATCATTTCATAGGCatatcacacgcccatgcaatCATGCAAgtgaattgctatttttggccaattttggaaatgtgtagaaagcaattgccttgcctataaataagacccccactgctcagaattaaggacaccttgcccaagctttgaacttgcaatccaaaccctcaccattagatgacaatcttgaaggttttcaattgaaaattgagtttcaaatctccttctattttgagattgaaactccaagaatccaagccttttCTTGTTCCATTTCAacttctgcaagcttctgaagtcaagccaaggctaattggaagcaagatcaagcaagtttcaAACTCCCTCGAAGGTGACTTTCCGgaattttcatctcttcaattctctctcaatttttcaccattctttatgattttttgttgactgaagtcctaccaatgtaggcaacaagatttagttgctttgaggtcaaatcgaagcaactcaattcatgatcctcaaaattcaaatccctgtatcttcCTATATACTTAGAATTGGAGAAAATTAAGGTCGGATTCGTGATTatgagcattttctctttgaaatagtgtccttgtttttcattttccactgagatgaagttggaccagtccggtggaggtcaccggagccctaactccggtggtgtgttggcacacctcCTGACCATCTGATCATGATTGGATGTTATAATATGGACcattgcttttgattaccacgctTACATCTCTTTGACTGATGACCACCATGGAATACACACGTGTGCCtatcagatctgccacctcaattaatgagggagatctaatggcccttgttttttcttattttattttaatttctgattttatgtttaatcattttattttgtttaattcatattaatttcatttttaatccaaaaaatatgggactttcatcaaaaatctttaaatatttttctctttcatattctgaattaaaattattttttggattaatttttgatatttttcatgaattaaatgtttttgtgcatatttttaattatttaaaaatacttctgactttttaaaaatcatgaaattttttgtctaaggtcctttgacctaagataaatctcttggctatttatttggtgttttgaagagattttaggttctgaccaaataaaaatgcattttaattcatttttaattgatttttaattgattaaatgtgtaaaaattatgttgagccatttttattgtcttgtgatgtttgactttctgtttggaccttggtcaaggttgatttgacttttgttggatcaaaatcattggatttaggggattgatgaaatgcagatttcatcttccaaaatgaatggatgattttgatttgatgaaattcctcccatgaccaatttgtgtttctatctccccctccctcttcatcttcatccctattctttcccattccctcatttgaccaatgaaatctctaatgtcttaaggctaattggatcatcaatgaccttgtgtcagatgaaccaatacaagtatgactgagataggtccctcccttttgatcttttcttttagtgtgtggtatgtttttaggagtttggttcttcataccaaatctccaacatgcattaacacctaaattttattgttcgacctcaaatagttgtgacttttatataaataagaccctcgttgctcagaattaaggacacattgtccaagctttgaacctgcaatccaaaccctcgCC from Lathyrus oleraceus cultivar Zhongwan6 chromosome 1, CAAS_Psat_ZW6_1.0, whole genome shotgun sequence includes:
- the LOC127118915 gene encoding glucuronokinase 1, translated to MAEGDDNVIEHKAYARVGFLGNPSDVYYGKTIAFSLSNFYATVHLRPSDELVIQPHPTHDLVNFDSHHQLVDRLNSEGYYGGVRLLMAIYKVFYNYCKENEIHLPHTNFTLSYDTNIPRQSGLSGSSGIVCAALNCFLDFYKVRHLIKVEVRPNLILAAEEELGIVAGLQDRVAQVYGGLVYMDFNKENMDKLGHGIYIPMDLSLLPPLYLIYVANPSDSGKVHSKVRQRWLDGDEFIVSTMLEVANIAEEGKTALEEKDYPKLASLMNKNFDLRRLMFGDDALGDVNIKMVEIARKVGAASKFTGSGGAVVAYCPEGTSQVKLLEDECHEAGFVLIPLEPFPSRLNEIDLKTLQL